A window from Chitinophaga filiformis encodes these proteins:
- a CDS encoding efflux RND transporter periplasmic adaptor subunit — protein MKRKTLFWILGIIILLIVIVAVSRAGKDDSIKVAVDNAAEKTIIEVVSASGKIYPETEVKVSSDVSGEIVDLPVLEGDSVQKGQVLVRIYADVYGSVRDKATASLSQAQAQLANTAASLNAFKAKLEQSKAAYDRNKELLAQKVVSRSEFETAEATYRSALADYNAAAEQVNSNRYAVQSAKAGLTEANTNLKRTTIVAPMSGVVSLLPVKKGERVVGTGQMSGTEIMRIADLNVMEVQVDVGENDIPRVKYNDTAIVEVDAYSDRKFKGIVTQIASSSKGAATSSASTSTSSAEQVTSYIVHIRILPDSYKDLIDPTHPKNFPFRPGMSASVDIQTRRKNNVLAVPINAVTTRDIVDSSKAVGAKKEDLAAAKESGKDLKEVVFVLQPDKTVKLVTVTTGVQDDTNIEVLSGLKAGDQVISAPYSAVSKDLDQGKKVRVVPKKELFENKGK, from the coding sequence ATGAAGAGAAAGACACTTTTCTGGATCTTGGGGATCATTATTTTGCTGATTGTCATTGTGGCTGTAAGCAGAGCTGGCAAAGACGACAGCATTAAAGTGGCGGTAGATAACGCCGCTGAAAAAACTATTATAGAGGTAGTTTCTGCCAGTGGTAAGATCTACCCTGAAACAGAAGTAAAGGTCAGCTCTGACGTATCCGGTGAAATCGTAGATCTTCCCGTACTGGAGGGAGACTCTGTACAGAAAGGCCAGGTGCTGGTACGCATCTATGCCGATGTATATGGCTCCGTGCGTGATAAGGCAACAGCCTCCCTCAGCCAGGCACAGGCCCAGCTGGCTAATACCGCCGCTTCACTGAATGCATTTAAAGCCAAACTGGAACAGAGTAAAGCTGCTTACGACCGTAACAAGGAACTGCTGGCACAGAAAGTAGTGTCGCGTAGTGAATTTGAAACCGCCGAAGCCACTTACCGCTCTGCCCTGGCAGATTATAACGCCGCTGCCGAGCAGGTGAACAGCAACCGTTATGCTGTACAAAGCGCAAAGGCCGGGCTGACAGAAGCCAACACTAACCTGAAACGTACTACTATCGTAGCGCCGATGAGTGGCGTGGTATCACTGCTGCCTGTTAAAAAAGGGGAACGTGTGGTTGGTACCGGTCAGATGAGCGGTACAGAAATCATGCGCATCGCTGACCTGAATGTGATGGAAGTGCAGGTAGATGTAGGCGAAAATGACATTCCCCGTGTAAAATATAATGACACAGCTATCGTAGAAGTAGATGCTTACAGCGATCGTAAATTCAAGGGAATTGTAACCCAGATCGCGAGTTCAAGTAAAGGTGCGGCTACCAGCAGTGCATCCACATCAACTTCCTCTGCAGAACAGGTGACCAGCTATATTGTCCATATCCGCATTCTGCCGGATAGTTATAAAGATCTGATCGATCCTACACATCCGAAGAATTTCCCTTTCCGTCCGGGTATGAGCGCCAGCGTAGATATTCAGACACGCAGGAAGAACAATGTACTGGCAGTGCCTATCAATGCAGTGACCACCCGCGATATTGTTGACAGCTCCAAAGCAGTAGGCGCCAAAAAAGAAGACCTGGCGGCTGCAAAAGAAAGTGGTAAAGACCTGAAGGAAGTTGTTTTTGTATTGCAACCGGATAAAACAGTGAAACTGGTAACAGTTACTACCGGTGTGCAGGATGATACCAACATT